The DNA segment CGGCAGTTGGCGCTGGCGGAGACGACGGCAGTGCGCAGGCCGTCGGCACGGGCCGCCCGGATGTAGCGCAGAGTGCCGTCGTAGGCCTCCACTCCGCCGGCGCGGATCCGTTCCAGGAACAGCTCGTTCTTGCGGCGGGCGAGCCCGTGCACGGTCGTGGCCCCGGGTGGGTCGTCCGGCGCGCCCTCGGGCAGGTCAACGCCGCGGGAGGCGAGGAAGGCGCGTACGCCGTCGGACCGCGGGCGGCCGTCGACGTACTCGGCGTAGTCGGCGTCGGTGAACGGCCGGAAGTCCGTGCCGTCCCGCTCGCGGAGGAAGGCGTCGAGCGCCTGCCTCCAGGCCGCCGCGTGAACGGCGGCGGTCCTGGTGATGACACCGTCGAGGTCGAAGAGGCAGGCCAGGATGTTCTCGGGCAGACCCAGATCCGTCATACGGGACATGGTCCCCCGTCCCGGTGGACCGTACCCGGCGACGGGCAGGCAGCGGGCGGGGCGGGCAGGGGTGGCACACTCTGCCGTATGGCGCCGACCTTCGACGATCTCCTCCACCGGGCCCGATCCCTCGGCCGGGACGGCCGGCGCGCGGTACTCGGCATCGCGGGCAGCCCCGGGGCCGGGAAGTCCACGCTCGCCGGGGAGTTGGTGCGGGCGCTGAACGGCACCGGGGAGCGGTGGGTCGCGCACGTCCCGATGGACGGCTTCCATCTCGCCGACGTCGAACTGGACCGGCTCGGCCGCCGGGACCGCAAGGGTGCCCCGGACACCTT comes from the Streptomyces sp. KMM 9044 genome and includes:
- a CDS encoding HAD family hydrolase gives rise to the protein MTDLGLPENILACLFDLDGVITRTAAVHAAAWRQALDAFLRERDGTDFRPFTDADYAEYVDGRPRSDGVRAFLASRGVDLPEGAPDDPPGATTVHGLARRKNELFLERIRAGGVEAYDGTLRYIRAARADGLRTAVVSASANCRDVLHAIDAECLFDTRVDGVVAAERGLPGKPRPETFLAAARDLGVPPGRAAVFEDALAGMDAGRAGRFGYVVGVDRVGRPDALYAHGADRVVTDLAELTGEPGGPKDPAER